The Schistocerca gregaria isolate iqSchGreg1 chromosome X, iqSchGreg1.2, whole genome shotgun sequence nucleotide sequence AACACGAGTTTCAATACGGTATATAACGTAAACTATCAGATACCGAATGAAAATTTACGACTCCGCCTAAAACCTATAGTGCGTCATTATTCAACTGCTTCAAAGAAGTCAATTAGCTTTCTTTGGCGGGTCATTTCACGCAGTTTCTTTAAAGTGTATTGTTTTATGGTCATCAGGTGCAACAACTCAATTTGGTTCGATTCACTTTGTGGCTCCATCCACGTGATCACTGTATTTACATTATCCAATATTTCACGTATATTGGAAACATCGTCAATACTTCATCTTAATCATCCTCATCGTAGACTGCTTCACTACTCTTTTTTCGAACAGCATCAACAATGTCCTTGTCGTATATGACTTCAGAAATCGGTTCTTTGTTGGCGACGACTACCCACCGGTTCAAGTCATGCACACTGCTGTTGAAATCTGTGTCGCTACAGTgttcatctgttacattttcttcaaCGGAACATATGTTCCAGCAGTTACTAATAGTGGTTGTACCGACACTTTCCCACTCCAGACCTTCTGAATAGCTAACAGTCTTAAGATTTACAGATTTCAGAAACATTTCCATTTCCTCATCTGAATTTACTATTAAAGTGAACTGTTCACGGCCATAATGGGTCTTAAATGCTTCTATGATGCCCTGATCTATCGGTTTAATTAATGCTGTCCTGTTTTTTGGCAAAAACAACGTTTTTACTTTTCCATTTTCTGATCGCAAAACATCATCAGGTGGATGAGCTGAACAATGATAAAGGATTAACAGAGCTTGTTTCTGAGCTTAAGTGACCGTACATGCTTTCTCACTGACGGAAAAAACTCTTCTCGAAACCAATTGGTGAAAATGTCAAATGTTATCCAAGTAGTCTTTGAATGCCTGTCAGTGAACTGTAATGACGTCATGTATGCGTGCTTGAAACATCTCGGGCTTTTACTTCACCTATACAAAGAGGCTTCAGTTTACGGATgcctaatttatttgtggaaaagaGGAATGTTATTCTACATTTATTCATTTTCAAACCCGtcttcttttctgattttttttgtgtgttctAGTTGGAAGCTATCGATAATAAAGCGCAGGTTCATCACAATTACGCACTTGatgatcatttaaattttcatgtaCCATTACTTTGTGTACAGTTTCAGGAAACTGTGAAGCAGATTCATTGTCGCAAGACCTTACCTCTCCTTCAAAAATCGTGCGGCGAGCTGGCGAGTTCCTTCGACATTTCCATCTTGAAAACCATCCGTTGGAAGCTATAAGATCTCTGTTGCAATATAAATCAAAGCAAAATTTTTCAGCTTGGGCTTTAATAATTGGCCGTTTtgattaacgttccgtcgacaacgaggtcattagagagagagtacaaactcgggttagggaagaacggGCAACGAaaccggccgtgcactttcaaaggaaccatcccggcatttgcctgaagcgatttaaggataccacggaaaacccaaatcagggtgaacggacgcgggtttgagccgccgtcctcgcgaatgcgagtctagtgttctTAATTAAGAATCACCTATAAAGGCATTCGCCATGCTCACTGTCTTTTTCCTAGTTTAGTCATTTTACTGTCCATTCTCATATCACTTTCAACTGTGTTTACAAAACTTCTTAGTTTTCTTATTCTCTTCTCTCACCAATCTCGTGATTGTTCCTTCATGTGCACCACTCTCGTGTGATAAACTTGCtttgttttcaacattcttcacacGATAAAtaatttttagaatgagattttcaccctgcagcggagtgtgtgctgatatgaaacttcctggcagattaaaactgtgtgcccgaccgagactcgaactcgggacctttgcctttcgcgggcaagtgctccaacatctttttttttttttgttctttttcaatCTGataggggcggacgtcgtaagaaacCCATTTGAGTTAGTTgtcgatctattaactcagttttttttattacagagggcagctaaccctctgaccgaacacgctgagctaccctgccagcagccatctgagccaccgaagcacgacttacgcccggtactcacagccttactt carries:
- the LOC126297961 gene encoding tigger transposable element-derived protein 7-like — translated: MWQEQSKGQAHPPDDVLRSENGKVKTLFLPKNRTALIKPIDQGIIEAFKTHYGREQFTLIVNSDEEMEMFLKSVNLKTVSYSEGLEWESVGTTTISNCWNICSVEENVTDEHCSDTDFNSSVHDLNRWVVVANKEPISEVIYDKDIVDAVRKKSSEAVYDEDD